From a single Desulfovibrio sp. genomic region:
- a CDS encoding glycosyltransferase, with protein MQRILWLGSPFFGVELHAIGWQNVAMHNVGGDRVFGWEDLVRLAGFVPDVLVVGDNSRPPFVLGVENFPCLTVFYSVDSHIHSWQPFYAQAFDACMVSLRDDIPRFHGPFLGKDRVWWSPPFAWAQDQPNPDVQPVWDCLFVGTVSENTPLRSEFLRALGSQLPGLHVETGNYRRLFPQGRVLLNHCERGDLNFRSFEALGCGGCLVTPRVGHGFAELFVDGEHLVGYAPNDVGDALFRIKFLLEHPDVAAHIRATGLAEVNARHRAVHRAQTFTDNICDLWICGHEELVASRIARSDVVLEQCLKLLYLHWAEECVCPDMRRAYLAAATGRYGLAGPEA; from the coding sequence ATGCAGCGTATCTTATGGCTGGGCAGCCCTTTTTTTGGTGTGGAACTGCACGCCATTGGCTGGCAGAACGTGGCCATGCACAATGTCGGGGGCGATCGCGTCTTCGGCTGGGAGGATCTTGTGCGTCTGGCGGGATTTGTGCCCGACGTGCTGGTTGTGGGCGATAACAGCCGTCCGCCCTTTGTGCTCGGGGTTGAAAACTTTCCCTGCCTGACGGTTTTTTACAGTGTGGATTCGCATATCCATAGCTGGCAGCCTTTCTATGCCCAGGCTTTTGACGCCTGTATGGTTTCCCTGCGTGATGACATTCCCCGGTTCCACGGGCCATTTCTTGGTAAAGACAGGGTCTGGTGGTCGCCGCCCTTCGCCTGGGCGCAGGATCAGCCCAACCCCGACGTGCAGCCCGTATGGGACTGTCTTTTTGTGGGCACTGTCTCGGAAAACACGCCCCTGCGTTCAGAATTTTTGCGCGCTCTTGGCAGTCAGCTCCCCGGCTTGCACGTGGAAACGGGGAACTACAGGCGGCTTTTCCCCCAGGGGCGGGTGCTGCTTAACCATTGCGAGCGCGGCGACCTGAACTTCAGAAGCTTCGAGGCCCTTGGCTGCGGCGGCTGTCTTGTGACGCCCCGCGTGGGACACGGTTTTGCCGAGCTTTTTGTGGACGGCGAGCACCTTGTGGGCTACGCGCCCAACGATGTGGGCGACGCCCTTTTTCGCATAAAATTCTTGCTGGAACACCCCGACGTGGCGGCCCATATTCGCGCCACAGGGCTGGCCGAGGTCAATGCGCGCCACCGCGCGGTTCACAGGGCACAAACTTTTACCGACAATATCTGCGACCTGTGGATCTGCGGACACGAAGAGCTTGTGGCCAGCCGCATTGCCAGGAGCGACGTTGTACTTGAACAATGTCTCAAGTTGCTCTATCTGCACTGGGCCGAAGAGTGCGTTTGCCCTGACATGCGCAGGGCGTATCTGGCCGCAGCCACGGGCCGCTACGGTCTTGCAGGCCCGGAGGCCTAG
- a CDS encoding AsmA-like C-terminal region-containing protein, producing MLLNARRLRFFARILLALILLLSGLTAGAFYLLQRNPEALAEHFIEKLRASTGLSISVDAVSVALLPVPALAVSNAAITGENWHVTAAYATLRPDFAALLQGRFEPRNISLLRPRVEGTVPVTLSLGMNLKGLFASGSDGAATLPGRCRLAVQQGELRIQGADDSSLVIEGVQCDLEAKPGDNITGTLSWAAATLVPTDGQPMRLDSLNVDGKTSLVDPLGKSPRMACSGVLHLPDWLPELKFSFNLTPDIIPGKQGLNLVADLGGSISKDGASIPFTFAGGAAWRHADPQAVSLNKLQLTLGPDSVSFDGTVQLEGPTGPALGGSLQLHRASLTRWLGFARNLAPGLQLSLDDLSGGLLVFDMDAAGLRVPHIEVTAAGARFTGSGGVADWHKPEVALDMTTENVNLGRAIPEAVGDTPEEPKFDYGPLTPMPGGPVIPGEIGVDYNIRLAAKKVDYGPIVINDALVVIRQGLIDAQSRLEDTLLLVEGKLYGGSIKGETILGGDTSTPYSIRLRARDVNGENLGKDLKVMPVGGGRLRADVDIMSQGRNLDIFLSKLRGSITTRAENGFLRAPPRISGGKKTTFAFASLDIGLKMRTAAWDGQKLGLEGQWNAAMAAAGLDMATDINGRLWFSGDGADGGQMDFTSLPGSFSLRMDAERSFNPEGVHVQASGRFTGQSARNEFSVSEGHFSALGVEAHGQASFTAASEGVSWQGKVSAYSPDMAHTLRLAGLGKITMPKGFSSVEMDTRFRGDPNSLSLREIRAKLDQSTVTGTLNLDWRDQLSLNFKLTADQFDLDRYMKTNEEKSGESGNKPWDFRFMRNFRASGEFGVNKLTAMRFTVQNLRTKYKLENGKLTSDSITGQFYGAPIVSRASINFTRGLSFANTLIINDFDLTAASDARGGAAALSGRGSIHSEVHANLTGPDQLPALLNGKWRVEVLSGSYQQRTPEGKLKGKPTMITASGASGSITNGVARSSDFYLKGPGLQVGGGGWINFNSETLDCNFNVSMKNVPDFPLRLYGGLSNTKTSIGAGTFILNTLGDITKGFVDVLGGIVEGTWKLFR from the coding sequence ATGCTTCTGAATGCCCGCCGCCTACGCTTTTTCGCGCGCATCCTCCTGGCGCTCATCCTCCTGCTGTCCGGCCTGACGGCAGGGGCCTTTTACCTGTTGCAGCGCAACCCCGAAGCCCTTGCAGAGCATTTTATCGAAAAACTGCGCGCCAGTACAGGACTGTCCATCTCTGTGGACGCCGTCAGCGTAGCCCTTCTGCCCGTACCGGCACTGGCCGTGAGCAACGCCGCAATCACAGGCGAAAACTGGCACGTTACCGCAGCCTATGCCACCTTGCGCCCCGATTTTGCCGCGCTTCTTCAAGGGCGTTTTGAACCCCGCAATATCTCCCTCCTGCGCCCCCGCGTGGAAGGAACCGTGCCCGTGACCCTCAGCCTCGGCATGAACCTGAAGGGTCTGTTCGCCTCTGGCAGCGACGGAGCGGCGACATTGCCTGGCCGCTGCCGCCTTGCGGTGCAGCAGGGCGAACTGCGTATCCAGGGGGCCGACGACTCAAGCCTCGTCATCGAGGGCGTGCAGTGCGACCTCGAAGCCAAACCGGGCGACAACATAACGGGCACCCTTTCATGGGCCGCCGCCACACTTGTGCCCACCGACGGCCAGCCCATGCGCCTGGACAGCCTGAATGTGGACGGCAAAACCAGCCTTGTCGATCCCCTGGGCAAAAGCCCTCGCATGGCGTGCAGCGGCGTATTGCACCTCCCGGACTGGCTGCCCGAACTGAAATTTTCTTTCAACCTGACGCCCGACATCATCCCCGGCAAACAGGGCCTCAACCTTGTGGCCGACCTTGGCGGATCCATCTCCAAGGATGGGGCAAGCATTCCCTTCACGTTCGCGGGCGGCGCAGCATGGCGGCACGCCGACCCGCAGGCGGTCAGCCTGAACAAGCTGCAACTGACCCTTGGGCCGGACAGTGTGAGCTTTGACGGCACAGTGCAGCTTGAAGGCCCCACTGGCCCCGCCCTTGGAGGCAGCCTGCAACTGCACCGCGCAAGCCTCACGCGCTGGCTGGGTTTTGCCCGCAATCTGGCCCCCGGACTGCAACTGTCCCTGGACGACCTTTCTGGCGGGCTGCTTGTTTTTGACATGGACGCGGCAGGGCTGCGCGTACCGCACATTGAAGTGACGGCGGCAGGCGCCAGGTTTACAGGATCGGGCGGCGTGGCCGACTGGCACAAGCCCGAAGTGGCCCTGGACATGACCACCGAGAACGTCAATCTTGGGCGCGCCATCCCCGAAGCTGTGGGCGACACGCCCGAAGAGCCCAAATTCGATTACGGGCCGCTCACGCCCATGCCGGGCGGGCCCGTCATTCCCGGCGAAATCGGCGTGGATTACAACATCCGCCTGGCCGCCAAAAAAGTGGACTACGGCCCCATCGTCATCAATGACGCTCTTGTGGTTATCCGGCAAGGGTTGATCGACGCCCAAAGCCGCCTTGAAGACACCCTGCTGCTTGTGGAAGGCAAGCTTTACGGCGGCAGCATCAAGGGCGAGACCATCCTTGGCGGCGACACAAGCACGCCCTACTCCATACGCCTGCGGGCGCGCGACGTGAATGGCGAAAACCTGGGTAAAGACCTCAAGGTCATGCCCGTGGGAGGCGGCCGCCTGCGCGCCGATGTGGACATCATGAGCCAGGGGCGCAACCTGGACATTTTTTTGAGCAAGTTGCGCGGCAGCATCACCACAAGGGCGGAAAACGGCTTTCTGCGCGCGCCGCCCCGTATCAGCGGCGGCAAAAAAACCACGTTCGCCTTTGCCTCTCTGGACATTGGCCTCAAGATGCGCACTGCGGCCTGGGACGGCCAGAAGCTCGGCCTTGAGGGGCAATGGAACGCGGCCATGGCCGCCGCCGGGCTGGACATGGCCACCGACATCAACGGCAGGCTGTGGTTCAGCGGCGACGGGGCCGATGGCGGGCAGATGGACTTCACCAGTCTGCCCGGCTCGTTTTCGCTGCGCATGGACGCAGAGCGCTCCTTCAACCCCGAAGGGGTACACGTACAGGCTTCGGGCCGCTTCACCGGCCAGTCGGCCCGCAATGAATTTTCGGTGTCCGAAGGACACTTCAGCGCGCTGGGCGTGGAGGCCCACGGCCAGGCCAGCTTTACCGCCGCTTCGGAGGGGGTTTCGTGGCAGGGCAAGGTGTCTGCGTACAGCCCCGACATGGCCCACACCCTGCGCCTGGCGGGCCTTGGCAAGATTACCATGCCCAAGGGCTTTAGCAGCGTTGAAATGGACACCCGCTTCAGGGGCGACCCCAATTCTCTTTCTTTGCGCGAAATCCGGGCCAAACTGGACCAGAGCACCGTCACCGGCACACTGAACCTTGACTGGCGCGACCAGCTCAGCCTCAACTTCAAGCTCACCGCCGACCAGTTTGACCTTGACCGCTACATGAAGACCAATGAGGAAAAATCCGGCGAGTCAGGGAACAAACCGTGGGATTTCCGCTTTATGCGCAACTTCCGCGCCTCTGGCGAATTTGGCGTCAACAAGCTCACCGCCATGCGCTTCACAGTGCAAAACCTGCGCACCAAGTACAAACTTGAAAACGGCAAGCTCACGTCCGACTCCATTACCGGCCAGTTTTACGGCGCGCCCATCGTCAGCAGGGCTTCCATCAACTTCACGAGGGGCCTCAGCTTCGCCAATACCCTCATCATCAACGACTTTGACCTGACGGCCGCCAGCGATGCCAGGGGTGGCGCAGCCGCACTCAGCGGCAGGGGCTCCATCCACTCGGAGGTGCATGCCAACCTCACCGGGCCGGATCAGTTGCCCGCCCTGCTCAACGGCAAATGGCGCGTCGAGGTGCTCAGCGGCTCCTACCAGCAGAGAACCCCGGAGGGCAAGCTCAAGGGCAAACCCACAATGATTACCGCTTCGGGCGCGTCAGGGAGCATTACCAATGGCGTGGCGCGCAGTAGTGATTTTTATCTCAAGGGGCCGGGGCTGCAGGTCGGCGGCGGCGGCTGGATCAACTTCAACAGCGAGACCCTGGATTGCAATTTCAACGTCAGCATGAAGAACGTCCCTGACTTTCCCTTGCGCCTTTACGGCGGCCTGAGCAACACAAAAACCTCCATTGGCGCGGGCACATTTATCCTGAACACTCTTGGCGACATTACCAAGGGATTTGTGGATGTGCTCGGCGGTATTGTCGAAGGCACATGGAAACTCTTTCGCTGA
- a CDS encoding adenylate kinase, with amino-acid sequence MNILIFGPNGSGKGTQGDLIKQKYNLAHIESGAIFREHIGGGTELGKKAKAYIDRGDLVPDDITIPMVLETLKSKGQHGWLLDGFPRNMVQAEKLWDALKKEGILLDYVVEILLPREVAKNRIMGRRLCKNNNNHPNNIFIEAIKPNGDVCRVCGGALSSRSDDQDETAINKRHDIYYNTTDGTLAAAYFFKDLAAQGKTKYIELNGEGSIDSIKETLLSKLA; translated from the coding sequence GTGAATATTCTGATTTTCGGACCCAACGGCAGCGGCAAAGGCACCCAGGGCGACCTTATCAAGCAGAAGTATAACCTCGCCCACATCGAATCCGGCGCCATATTCCGTGAACACATCGGCGGCGGTACTGAACTGGGTAAAAAAGCCAAGGCCTATATTGACCGTGGCGACCTCGTGCCTGACGACATCACCATTCCCATGGTGCTTGAAACCCTGAAGAGCAAGGGGCAGCACGGCTGGCTGCTGGACGGCTTCCCGCGCAACATGGTGCAGGCCGAAAAACTGTGGGACGCCCTCAAGAAAGAAGGTATCCTTCTGGATTACGTGGTGGAAATCCTGCTGCCGCGCGAAGTTGCCAAAAACCGCATCATGGGCCGCCGTCTGTGCAAAAACAACAACAACCACCCCAACAACATCTTCATTGAGGCCATCAAGCCCAATGGCGACGTGTGCCGCGTCTGTGGCGGCGCTCTCTCCAGCCGTTCCGACGACCAGGACGAGACTGCCATCAACAAGCGCCACGACATTTACTACAATACCACTGACGGCACCCTGGCCGCCGCGTATTTCTTCAAGGATCTTGCCGCTCAGGGCAAGACCAAATACATTGAACTAAACGGCGAAGGCAGCATCGACTCCATCAAGGAAACCCTGTTGTCCAAACTGGCCTAG
- the dut gene encoding dUTP diphosphatase, with the protein MLLDDVLGLPDAAQADSTVDVAFVRPEARQLYAQDGDDFFAPATSSSAGFDLRACLTGDKGAEAVIAPGQRLKIGTGIAVQPRAAGIAGFVYSRSGLGARDGLTVAQGVGVIDPDYTGEILVVLLNTSGQERRIANGERIAQLIFQPFMRPRWHEVQELAPTERGSGGFGHTGR; encoded by the coding sequence ATGCTGCTGGACGACGTGCTCGGTCTGCCCGATGCGGCGCAGGCCGACAGCACTGTGGATGTGGCCTTTGTCCGCCCTGAGGCCCGTCAGCTTTACGCCCAGGACGGCGACGATTTTTTTGCCCCTGCCACCAGCAGTTCCGCAGGCTTTGACCTGCGCGCCTGCCTCACTGGCGACAAAGGGGCGGAAGCGGTTATTGCCCCCGGCCAGCGCCTCAAGATCGGCACGGGCATTGCCGTGCAGCCCCGCGCAGCGGGCATTGCGGGCTTTGTTTACTCCCGCAGCGGCCTTGGCGCGCGCGACGGTCTGACCGTGGCTCAGGGCGTGGGCGTCATCGACCCCGACTATACGGGGGAAATTCTGGTGGTTCTTCTGAACACCTCCGGGCAGGAACGCCGCATCGCCAATGGCGAACGCATTGCCCAGCTCATCTTTCAGCCCTTTATGCGACCACGCTGGCACGAAGTGCAGGAACTGGCTCCCACCGAGCGCGGTTCCGGCGGCTTCGGCCACACAGGGCGCTGA
- a CDS encoding aspartate aminotransferase family protein, whose product MSQAFAAVKAGEESLLCRSYSRYPVAVVRGKGARLWDVDGKEYVDLLAGIAVTALGHCNDEVNAALTAQAEKLWHVSNLFYQNEQLELARVLLSTSHHNKAFFCNSGAEANEACIKLARRYMRKIKQRDAYEIITLDGCFHGRTLGALAATGRENLSDGFTPLPEGFKQVPACDLEAMKAAITPATAAVLVEVVQGEGGVVPLCGDYLRQLEALCRERDVLFMCDEVQAGLCRTGKFWAFQNYGLTPDAICIAKSLANGLPMGALLATDAVACGFEAGSHATTFGGGALVSGVATKVVEILLRDNLADNAANLGAHVKREMAAMQDRLPGKIKEVRGMGLMIGIELAVDGKAVWEELLRRGYICNLSHGVTLRLLPALNIDKADLDSFMQTLEDILSGLTA is encoded by the coding sequence ATGTCACAAGCCTTTGCTGCCGTCAAAGCCGGGGAAGAAAGCCTGCTCTGCCGTTCTTACAGCCGTTATCCCGTGGCTGTGGTCCGAGGCAAAGGCGCGCGATTGTGGGATGTTGACGGCAAGGAATATGTGGACCTGCTGGCGGGCATCGCCGTTACCGCGCTTGGTCATTGCAACGACGAGGTCAACGCGGCCCTGACCGCCCAGGCTGAAAAACTCTGGCACGTGAGCAATCTTTTTTACCAGAACGAACAGCTTGAACTGGCCCGCGTGCTGCTGTCCACAAGCCACCACAACAAGGCTTTTTTCTGCAACTCCGGCGCGGAGGCCAACGAAGCGTGCATCAAGCTGGCCCGTCGCTACATGCGCAAGATCAAGCAGCGCGACGCCTATGAAATCATCACGCTTGACGGCTGCTTTCACGGGCGTACCCTCGGCGCTCTGGCCGCCACTGGGCGCGAAAACCTCAGCGACGGCTTCACGCCGTTGCCCGAAGGATTCAAACAGGTTCCGGCCTGTGACCTTGAGGCCATGAAGGCAGCCATCACTCCCGCCACTGCCGCCGTGCTGGTGGAAGTGGTGCAGGGCGAGGGCGGCGTGGTGCCGCTGTGCGGCGACTATCTGCGCCAGCTTGAAGCATTGTGCCGCGAGCGGGACGTTCTCTTCATGTGTGACGAAGTGCAGGCAGGGCTGTGCCGCACGGGCAAATTCTGGGCTTTCCAGAATTACGGGCTGACGCCCGACGCCATCTGCATCGCCAAATCCCTGGCCAACGGCCTGCCCATGGGGGCCCTACTGGCAACCGATGCTGTGGCCTGCGGCTTTGAAGCTGGCAGTCATGCCACCACCTTTGGCGGCGGCGCGCTGGTTTCTGGCGTGGCAACCAAGGTTGTGGAAATACTGCTGCGCGACAATCTGGCTGACAATGCCGCCAATCTGGGCGCGCATGTAAAGCGTGAGATGGCCGCCATGCAGGATCGCCTGCCCGGCAAAATCAAGGAAGTACGCGGCATGGGCCTCATGATCGGCATTGAGCTTGCCGTGGACGGCAAAGCGGTGTGGGAAGAACTGCTGCGCCGGGGCTACATCTGCAATCTGAGCCACGGCGTGACCCTGCGCCTTCTGCCTGCCCTGAATATCGACAAGGCTGATCTTGATTCCTTCATGCAGACCCTTGAAGACATCCTGAGCGGTCTTACCGCCTGA
- a CDS encoding TraR/DksA family transcriptional regulator, whose translation MDVFDQATELERLDRESALMRARAAIDRGGPEMIDGVACCRDCGEPIPLKRLEALPGVGLCRACQEERENGD comes from the coding sequence ATGGACGTTTTTGATCAAGCTACAGAACTGGAGCGCCTGGATCGGGAATCCGCTCTCATGCGTGCCCGTGCCGCCATTGACCGCGGTGGCCCGGAAATGATTGACGGAGTAGCCTGTTGCCGTGATTGCGGCGAACCCATCCCCCTGAAACGCCTTGAGGCCCTTCCCGGCGTCGGCCTGTGCCGCGCCTGCCAGGAAGAACGCGAAAACGGCGACTAG